TGAGTCCTGCCCTGCAGGACTAGGAGTACGTGTGGAGCCTAGGGATGGCAGAGTGGGCACAGACTGTGTGCCAGCCCTCAGTATAACACATTGATCATGAGCCCTTCAGCCTGCCAGTAACAGATACATCTAGCTGGGTCTATCCTATACCTATCCAGAGTGCCCGGGCACGGAGGGCATCACCTGCCTGCAGATGCCCACTGCCAGGCTGCACTCCACCTTCATATCCCAGTGTCATCCCCATGCCATACGTACCCGCACAGCGCCCCGTGCGTGTCAGCCATATGCAGGGGCAGGCAGAGCTGCCGTGCTGTACCTGTCGCTGCTGTGCCTAGCTATACCCGAAGCCCCTCCCCCTGTCCTCAGCTAGCTCCCTCCCCCTCCCGGAAGTAGTTGCTTGTGCAGCTGCCAGGCTTCCTCTCGCCGTCCCCAGCATGGCGTGAGTTACCATGGTAGCCGGGACGTGGGCTGCTATTGGTGGCGCTGGAAAGCGGAAGTCGTGTAGACACGTGACGGGAGCGCAAGGTGGCGGTGCTGTGATAACAGGACTCTTCAGTAAGTGGGGGCTGGGGGGTGCACGGCTCAGCTTTCAGAGCAGTGTGGTACATATCCTACACCCCCATTTCTGCAGCCAGGCTGCAGTGACTTCAAGGCTCTCTAGAGAGCTGGAATGGCTGACTCTTTTGGTTGTCAcccatgtataaaaaaaaattaaagggggtgtccactTCAGGAAACCCATTTTCATACACGGTGTTAATGAGAACATTTGAGGTCCAAAGACCGTCTGCAAAAATGGTGGAGGGTCTGAAGCATAAAACTTATCCAGAAAGacctaaagggtttctaccacttaggcgtcacatatttagctgtcagacactagcgatccgctagtgtctgctctggccaaccatcctaatataattgcttttggggcggtggtttggctaaaaaaactacttttattaatatgctaatgagcctctaggtgctatgggggcgtcattagcacctagaggctccgtctacctttagaaactgccgcccccagcgcgtccctccagcccgcccatctcctcctgaatgcgatcctcgtatgtattctgcgcatgcgcagtaaatgtctgacagcttccctgctcagacatctccactgcgcctgttcctcggagcactatggcgtcatcgcgcaggcgcagtggagatgtctgagcaaggaagcggtcagacattcactgcgcatgcgcagaatacatacgaggatcgcattcaggaggagatgggcgggctggagggacgcgctcggcggcggcagtttctaaaggtagacggagcctctaggtgctaatgacgcccccatagcacctagaggctcattagcatattaataaaagtagtttttttagccaaaccaccggcccaaaagcaattatattaggatggttggccagagcagacactagcggatcgctagtgtctgacagccaaatatgtgacacctaagtggtagaaacccttaacTTAATGTGTATAGCAAAGAAGGGAATCAGCAAAACCTTTTCAATAGGTAAAGAGTTAGATATCTGGCCTGTATCTCACTGACCAATCAGGTAATTTAGTGCCCCTGCGAGTggcggtaagggtactttcacacttgtggcagaggaatctggcaggcagttctgaagataggcgcattaccggatccgacgtttagctttttcagagtggttaccatggctgccaggacgctaaagtcctggcagccattgtaaagtgtagcggggagcgggggagcagtatacttaccgtccgtgcggctcccgggggcgctgcagagtgacgtcagggcgccccacgcgcatggatgacgtggtcacatgacacgtcatccatgcgcatggggcgctctgatgtcattctggagcgccctgggagccgcacggacggtaagtatactgctccccactactactatggcaaccaggactttaatagcgtcctggctgccatagtaacactgaaatgctttcagttcataGTCTTTCAGTTCATAGTCtgaaaatgctttcagttcacttgcgtttttccggatccggcgtgtaattccggcaaatggagtacacaacagatccggacaacgcaagtgtgaaagaggcctaaaactttAGCATGCCcgaggtattatctccgtcctgaacagtcaaaatgactgaactgaagacatcctgatgcatcctgaacggattgctctccattcagaatgcatggggatatgcctgattaattcttttccggtattgagcccctaggacggaactctatgccagaagagactaacgctagtgtgaaagtaccctaacttttTTCTACCCACAATAATAATTGCCGGGTTTCTGTACGGACtgttactaatgagtgcttccattgtggggctctcattagtacagcctttaactCCTGCCGCCTCCACCACTTGTGTTAAGTAAAAAAGAAAACCTCACGTCatcagactttttccagggtgtgggtgcccagagagggctccgagtgctgcctctggcatacgtgccataggttcgccaccactaaGGGTGCATTTACACAAGTCCTACTTGGGACAAGGCCTGCTTGTTAGGGTGCATTGTGACATGTGACAGCTGTGCCTGTTTTGCAGACTAGATCTGGGCACCAACTGTGCACCCTGCATagcgatgcagacccattgacttcaagtaCACGGAAACACAAGGAAGTGCTTCCGGATCGATGCCTCCAATCGGCCAAAGATAAGACGTGTCCTATCTTTTACGGCACGGAGACACTGACCTGGTAGTACACAGAAACACAAGGAAGTGCTTCCGGATCGATGCCTTCAATCGGCCAaatataagacatgtcctatcttttactgCGCGGAGGCACTGACCTGGAAGTACACAGAAACACAAGGAAGTGCTTCCAGGTCGATGCCTCCAATCGGCCAAAGAcaagacatgtcctatccttggctCCATCTTgaagatcgcagacccattgaagtcgcTATGCAGGGTGCACACAGTCGGtgcccatgttttgcagatctgtggtttgcagtccgcaaaatggatgcagccgtcacacgttcatgtgaatgcaccATAACAAGTAGGACTTGTCCTAATCCAACTAGTAGAGGACGACATTCAAAACAATACAATTTACATGCAAACGTTGTAGTACCGCAAAAAGGGCTGCAATAACTGCGCAGGTTCTCCAAGGTGTCACATTAGCAGTTGTGTgccttcaatggaggcagacaACGCAACTGCTAccagactcaggagaagctgggacCCTGTGATGAACTCCTTCTTATATTACATGCAGCTGAGACTAagaggagctcagtgcaaagagattacTACAGCTTCCTTTGTAGTCAGTGGTAACAGTAAAAATTCCTATggtctgagctccccctagtggtgactgcagcagCCAGATTTATAATGGGTGAGATGAATTGGAAGTCATAGATCCCTATAGGGgactatatatgtatttattccaATTgactgtaaatacattgagaaatatggtgctcATAAAGTGCTATATTTTGAAAGACAGAAATAAAACCTcaattatatagatatatataaaaaaggcatactcccatattcatcaagtttcTAAAAGTAGACACATGGCACTCTACATTTGTCGGCGTCTTCATGCAATTTTGCGTCAAAGTgtaacgtaaaaaaataaataaaaataaatcataaaaaagcaagtttatgGCTTAAAATTCCAAATAACATGGAGTCAATTTAGAACCTGCTTACACAAGTCACATAGGCATAGTGCAGGCTCCCACTGCCACTGGTACTCAATTGAAAGCTAGGGTTATGGGCTTTAATAGGTCAGTATTTAAGCTCTAGCTCTCACCTTCTAGTCACATTTAAAATCATAAGATATGTTTTTGaaggtgaaagggttaaataccTGTCTAATTCTGTTTTTGCATTCTGAGCTGCAGTCCCAATCACGTGTGTTTTCTCTTCTGCTAATGTTGGTGTTTCTTCTCTTCCAGGTACTTGAAATAATGTCCACAGGGGCAGAGGCACCCACAGGTGACAGCACCCAGAATTCTGCCCTGGAACGCTGCTTGGAAGTTCTAAGAGCAGCAAAGAATGACAGTGAGCAGTTTGCTGCTTTGCTTCTGGTAAGAAACATTACCACAATACTGCTGTCCATGCTCTTTCTTCTGTAGGGCCAGTCACCAGAAATTCCACATCCTCCACCGAAATGTTTTCAGTCACCAGATGTTCAGTAAACCATGTTGCCAGGCTCAGTTCTCATTAGCACTAAAGTTTGTAATGGGTCTAAACCGAACCAGTAGGCTTCCATTTTTTATGGGACAGGATAGCAGAGTAACCCATCAAAAGCAATGGAAACTGTACTGGACTCGCAGCATCATTTTAGTATGGGACAGTAGACCTGCAGTCGGgctggaactcacagcatcatagatcaaTATGATTCAGTACCGTAAGTTTGGCTCACATGAGCTGCACTTGGACCGGGAAATGTGGCCTTCACACGGACAGCGTTTTACAGACCACACAGCCTTATTAGTATAGTCTTTTGGCAAGCCAGTTTTTAGCATAATTGTAAATGCAAAAGGGGTATTTCGGGTATAACAAGTTATCTCCTATCTTCAGAATAGGGCATAACTATTATATTGGTGGAGTCCTACCCctgggacccacaccaatcacaagaacaggagAACTGTACCCTGGAAAGCCCCTGAAATGGATGGAGCGGCTCATCGGAAATGCACACCACCGCTACATTTATTTCTCTGGGAGCGGCAGCTCACTTTTCCGATCAGCTGCTCCATCAATTTCAATCtggtagttatcccctatcctgtgcataggagataacttgttataacaggactacccctttaaggtattagttacaactagggatgagcaaatttcatattttaaaattcgttttcggttcgggttgtggtataatgtgaactgcgttatggattccgttatcacggaccataacgcaattccataatggcatgcctttagaggcattccgttattcattctgtcataatagaagtctatggccttcataacggatctgtccggtttccgttatgcaggagaggactctagCATAAcagaaaccggacggatccgttatgcaggccatagacttctattatgacggcattccgtcatggaattgtgtTTTGGTCTgttgtaacggaatccataacgcagttcacattataccacaacccgaaccGAAAACTAATTTCAAAATAAAATTTGGATCTTGCCACAGTTGTAATCTGTGCGGTGTGAAGTCTGTGCATGCTGTGGATTAGAAAAAACCCTGCATgcttttggaaaaaaaacacctCACGTGAATGAAGTTTTAAACCCCCAGTCCTATGTCTTGCACAGTACTTTCTTACAGTAACAATCCTCTACGTCTGAACGTGACCTACATTACTTACCTCTCCTATTTTTTTCCAGTGGCAAAATTATTGTTCTCATTGTGTTTCCTCAGGTAACAAAGTGTGCACGAGCTCTGAATGATGAGACACGTCACAGGATATTTGATGCCATTGGTTTCTCTTTCCCAAATCGCCTTCTCTTTTCAAAGACTACACCCGACGGATGCCCCGACTACCTGTTTCGAAGCCTTGGGTTGACTCTTTTGGCCTGTTTCTGCACAGACCCAGCTCTTGCATCACATCCTCAGGTTATCAATAAAATTCCAATTCTGAATGAAACTCTGAATATCCAGTGTCAGGAAGACTCTACCGTAGAGGATGCCTACCAGTGTCTTGTAGGAATCCTCGCCTCTCCTGAGGGGGCAAAGCAGTTGGTGTCTGGTGGCACTGTATCTTCTCTGTGTGAAGCTTATGTGAAGCAGAATCATGGATGGACAAATGCCCTCCAAATACTTACATCATTACTCACCTCACTGCCAGATATGTGTTGGAAGAAAAGCCGCAATGAACTTCAGTGTTTGCTGGTTAATCTTAGTGAAAACTTTGATAATGAAGGTGACAGCCATAAATTCCACTTAGCAGAAATCCTTCCTGTGTTCCTGCCTCCTTCACCGATTTTGACTGAGACATCTTGGGGAGCAAACTGCCTAAGACATCTGTCAAGAGGTTTACTTCAAATCTTCAGCAGTAAGCTGAGCATTGCCCAGAGAGACACTGCATTTAAGCTTGCGGCATGCCTTTCAAATGTCTATGGATCATCTTGGATCATGGTTGATGGCAGAGGAGAAAAAGGAAAATTCTTGTCGCTTTTGGTGAACTTGGCATGTGTGGAGGTGAGGATGGCACTAGAAGACCCTATGCCACTGGATTCAAGACAAGCTACCGCTACAGCCTGTTATTTCTTGGTTGAGATGGGTATTCAAGAATGCACAAAAGAGGAGGGACACCCAGTGCTTAGAGAAGAGCAGAAGTTGCAGCTTCTCCAAGTGATGCAGGAGGCTTGTGCCGCAGTTATATACTATTTGCATCAGGTATGTGCTGTTGTCTACATGGTAGATATAGTGTGGAATTGGTTGTGTACATATACTAGCAAAATCCAAATAAGCTTGCACATGGAAATTAATTTTGTTGCtaaagctctgttcacatctgctttGGGGCCTTCTGTCAGGAGTTCCATCACTTTTGATGACAGAAGTATGGCCGCACAGAATCCATATATATTATGGGTAACGTCCCAGCAGCTTGTATGGTACAACGCTTGCTAAACTCTAGCAGTCCTGTAGCGAGTGAGCAGACCTGCATTGTGACTGGTGCTCCATTCACTCCAGGGCTTTGGGCCCTGTTCTCCTAAACAGTGGGGGTCACAACATTCaggtcccaccgatcagatacttataagctatcctgtgaataggagaTTAGTTCATCtgattggacaaccccttaaaaatgGTTGTCCAGGTTCTGACAGCAGGCATGAAGAGATGAGAGTTTCCAGAAAGTATCATTCATGGGTCTTGTCCTAAATAATGGGACCCATGCACAA
This is a stretch of genomic DNA from Bufo gargarizans isolate SCDJY-AF-19 chromosome 3, ASM1485885v1, whole genome shotgun sequence. It encodes these proteins:
- the NCDN gene encoding neurochondrin isoform X2, yielding MSTGAEAPTGDSTQNSALERCLEVLRAAKNDSEQFAALLLVTKCARALNDETRHRIFDAIGFSFPNRLLFSKTTPDGCPDYLFRSLGLTLLACFCTDPALASHPQVINKIPILNETLNIQCQEDSTVEDAYQCLVGILASPEGAKQLVSGGTVSSLCEAYVKQNHGWTNALQILTSLLTSLPDMCWKKSRNELQCLLVNLSENFDNEGDSHKFHLAEILPVFLPPSPILTETSWGANCLRHLSRGLLQIFSSKLSIAQRDTAFKLAACLSNVYGSSWIMVDGRGEKGKFLSLLVNLACVEVRMALEDPMPLDSRQATATACYFLVEMGIQECTKEEGHPVLREEQKLQLLQVMQEACAAVIYYLHQGWEKMEDPFVLASVRLLGAWLAEETSCFRPEVIQLLPFLVHYMRTWFQRGVTCRNQLKEVSQMALLSSSWGAVWPGDAIRFLLPALCHLSAEDAPRKILISEGVPALLCEYYHLKWEMFSSEEGITAEGKYEVQLSLQSCCGVFLNLVVTEPALACQESCFVTLLKLFMRSLPEQLTKEGQLILVANISTLGLMMSRLLASSQVLQESFSQDFFLAVIKFLSRCHVVSSERDEGKPQIALNDGYAEAWADISELWFLGVQAFSACLPLLPWLSSLVLTSGWIQDILCLLDKVSPGSVNLELVTVLQGLLTQLAQISGPCRELINHHGGVEKANIYGMAALEQCLSEMS
- the NCDN gene encoding neurochondrin isoform X1, whose translation is MSTGAEAPTGDSTQNSALERCLEVLRAAKNDSEQFAALLLVTKCARALNDETRHRIFDAIGFSFPNRLLFSKTTPDGCPDYLFRSLGLTLLACFCTDPALASHPQVINKIPILNETLNIQCQEDSTVEDAYQCLVGILASPEGAKQLVSGGTVSSLCEAYVKQNHGWTNALQILTSLLTSLPDMCWKKSRNELQCLLVNLSENFDNEGDSHKFHLAEILPVFLPPSPILTETSWGANCLRHLSRGLLQIFSSKLSIAQRDTAFKLAACLSNVYGSSWIMVDGRGEKGKFLSLLVNLACVEVRMALEDPMPLDSRQATATACYFLVEMGIQECTKEEGHPVLREEQKLQLLQVMQEACAAVIYYLHQKGWEKMEDPFVLASVRLLGAWLAEETSCFRPEVIQLLPFLVHYMRTWFQRGVTCRNQLKEVSQMALLSSSWGAVWPGDAIRFLLPALCHLSAEDAPRKILISEGVPALLCEYYHLKWEMFSSEEGITAEGKYEVQLSLQSCCGVFLNLVVTEPALACQESCFVTLLKLFMRSLPEQLTKEGQLILVANISTLGLMMSRLLASSQVLQESFSQDFFLAVIKFLSRCHVVSSERDEGKPQIALNDGYAEAWADISELWFLGVQAFSACLPLLPWLSSLVLTSGWIQDILCLLDKVSPGSVNLELVTVLQGLLTQLAQISGPCRELINHHGGVEKANIYGMAALEQCLSEMS